GCGCAGCAGGCACCGCAGGCTTTTAGCCTGCAACAAAGCATCGATTACGCCTTGGCAAATCAGCCAAATTTAAAAAATGCCCAGCTGCAGAACGAAATTGCGGCGGCTCGTATTGGCCAAATCCGCTCTATTGGTTTGCCTCAAATTAATGCCGGGGTAGATGTCGGGAATAACGTGATTTTGCAAAAAACCTTACTGGACCCTAATACATTTGGCGGCGCCGGTAAACAGCAAATTACCATAACTCCCAACAATTTGAATTCTCTAAATAACGGACAAAATGTAGTGTTAAACCCGGAGTTTGTAGCGGATACCGAACCTCTACCACCCACTACCATTGCCTTTGGTTTACAATACGCCGGTAGCGCCGCGGTTTCGGCGAGCCAGTTGTTGTTCGATGGTTCTTACCTGATAGGTTTAAAAGCTGCTAAGGTGTATACCGATTTATCCCGGAAGCAATTGCAACAAACCGAAATTGAAACAATAGACCAGGTAACCAAAGCTTATTACAGCGTTTTAGTGTCGCGGGAACGGCTAACCTTACTTAACCGCAACCTGGAACGTTTGGAAAATCAACTGCGGGAAACCAGCGAAATTTTTAACCAAGGTTTTGCCGAGAAAATAGACGTAGACCGGTTACAGGTAGCTTATAATAACCTGAAGGTAGAACAAGAAAAAGCTACGCGTTTAGTTGCTCTAGGCGTTGATTTATTAAAATTTCAGATGGGCATGGAGTTGAGCCAGCCGCTGGAGTTAACCGATAAATTAGACAATGCCTTAGTAGAAGCCGAAATTGTGGCAAACAGTAACTTTGATTACAGCCGCCGTATTGAGTATTCTATTCTGGAAACCCAGCGCGATCTGGCCAAGCTGGATATCAAAAACAAGCAATCGGGTTATTATCCAAAGTTGTTATTAAATGGGCGCTATGGGTATAGCGGTTCCAGCAACAGCTTTCGGGATCTGGCCCGTTTCGAAACCCAGGTTGGCGAGAAGTTCTACCCTAATTGGTTCAATTTTGCCTTTGTGGGCGTGAGTTTACAGGTACCTATTTTCGATGGCTTACGCAAGAAATACGAGATTCAGGAGGCTAAATTAAACTTAAAAACCCTGGATAACGGCTTTCGGATTTTACAGCAAAGCATTGATTTACAGCTAAGCCAATCAAATACCAATCTGCAAAATGCCTTACAGGTAATTAAATCGCAAAAAGAAAGCCTGGATCTGGCTACGGAAGTGGCCCGGGTAACCAATATTAAATTTAAAGAAGGAGTAGGCTCCAACCTGGAAGTAATTACCGCCGAAACCGACTTACGCCAGGCCCAAACCAATTACTACGCCGCCATCTACGATGCGCTTATCGCCAAAGTAGATTTACAGAAAGCTACCGGAACCTTACAGAAATAAATTATTCAGAACTGATATACTTTTTTTAAAAATATGAAAAAACAATTAACCATAGCCCTTGTAACTGCTTTAGTAGGTTTTACTGCTTGCTCTAAAGGTGGTGGCACTCCCGAAGAACAATTAGCTGCTCTTAAAAAGCAACAAGCCGAAACCCAAAGCAAAATAGCCGAACTGGAAGGTCAGGTTAAAACTACCGATGCAGCTGCACCTACCGCGGCCGCCGTGCAGGTAGTAGTACAACCCGTTGAGCCCAAAACCTTTGACCATTACCTGGAAGTGCAAGGTAAAATAGATTTCGACCAGAACGTAACCGTTAGCCCTAAAGTACCGGGCGTATTAACCAGTGTGCGGGTAGCTGTTGGCGATCGGGTATCAAAAGGTCAGGTGCTGGCTACCATTGATGCTTCGGTGCTGGAAACCAGCGAACAAGAATTAATTACTGGTTTGGAGCTAGCCAATACGGTGTACGAAAAGCAAAAACGCTTATGGGACCAAAAAATCGGTACCGAAATTCAGTACTTAACCGCTAAAAACAATAAAGAGTCTTTAGAACGCCGTTTGGCTACGCTGCGCCAGCAAAAAGACCAATATTACATTAAAGCTCCCATTAGCGGGGTAGTAGATGAGTTTAATCCAAAAGCAGGAGAAGCCGTGAATCCGGGTTCGCCGCTG
The sequence above is a segment of the Adhaeribacter swui genome. Coding sequences within it:
- a CDS encoding TolC family protein, with protein sequence MKKQLILFLLGAAFIWSGQVARAQQAPQAFSLQQSIDYALANQPNLKNAQLQNEIAAARIGQIRSIGLPQINAGVDVGNNVILQKTLLDPNTFGGAGKQQITITPNNLNSLNNGQNVVLNPEFVADTEPLPPTTIAFGLQYAGSAAVSASQLLFDGSYLIGLKAAKVYTDLSRKQLQQTEIETIDQVTKAYYSVLVSRERLTLLNRNLERLENQLRETSEIFNQGFAEKIDVDRLQVAYNNLKVEQEKATRLVALGVDLLKFQMGMELSQPLELTDKLDNALVEAEIVANSNFDYSRRIEYSILETQRDLAKLDIKNKQSGYYPKLLLNGRYGYSGSSNSFRDLARFETQVGEKFYPNWFNFAFVGVSLQVPIFDGLRKKYEIQEAKLNLKTLDNGFRILQQSIDLQLSQSNTNLQNALQVIKSQKESLDLATEVARVTNIKFKEGVGSNLEVITAETDLRQAQTNYYAAIYDALIAKVDLQKATGTLQK
- a CDS encoding efflux RND transporter periplasmic adaptor subunit, which encodes MKKQLTIALVTALVGFTACSKGGGTPEEQLAALKKQQAETQSKIAELEGQVKTTDAAAPTAAAVQVVVQPVEPKTFDHYLEVQGKIDFDQNVTVSPKVPGVLTSVRVAVGDRVSKGQVLATIDASVLETSEQELITGLELANTVYEKQKRLWDQKIGTEIQYLTAKNNKESLERRLATLRQQKDQYYIKAPISGVVDEFNPKAGEAVNPGSPLPIARIVNTSGMKVKADISEANAGKINKGDEAVVVLPDLNKEFPATVTVVSQAINASSRSFPVELNIKGGSRVELRPNMIALIKVKDYEKPKAVVVPVNVVQKDESGDFVYVAAKEGNQNVVRKKKVTTGLSYAGKAEVTNGLAFNDRIITTGYQNLNEGQPVTF